TCAGCTGCTGAATCCAGCTTCGCACCTATAATACTTGTTGCATGATATCGGCGCGCCAGCCATCCATCTATAAGATCGGAAAAAAAACTAATGGCCAACAGCCATTTAAACAGATCCACCTGGTACATAAAGACCATCCCAATAAGCACCGGCACCATCATCAGTCGATACAGTGTAATTCCATTAACAATATAATAACAGCTCTTATTCACCACATCTTAAAGCTATTATAATGCCCACCATTGACTAATGACGCACATCATTACAACTAGTGATGAGGCTCATTTTTCTGCGTTGTCACAAATAGTAAATTGTATGAAATCATAATATATGATCCGCCACGCCTCACTTCAAAAAGTAAGATCAAACAGCCTGAAAAGTCCGGCGCGTGTGATATCAATGCTCAGTGCCGGTAAGAATAAAGGTCAAACCCATGAATCCAAACATGGCAAAAAAACAAAAGAGGAATCGCCCCTGTTTAATCATGAGCGAATTTTCAAGCCTAAAGAGCATGATCCTTTATAAGTAGTTTTTATCAACTTATTGCTCCATGGGTGATGCACCGGTTTGAATAAACCAGGTAAAACATTACGATATGAATAATTTTGAATCTTTTATACAAGGCACCACACCGGTAGTAGTTGAATTTTACGCCGATTGGAACGAAGCCTGTAAACGCATGGAGCCTGTGCTACAGGAAGTAAAAGAAATTGCCGGCGAGCGGGCTACAACGCTTAGGTTAGACTTTGACAAAGACCAGCAAATCGCCAATCAATACGGACTTTATATGGTGCCAAGTGTAGCAATCTTCAAGGAGGGATATATGATATGGCATAAAAACGG
The Niastella koreensis GR20-10 genome window above contains:
- a CDS encoding thioredoxin family protein gives rise to the protein MNQVKHYDMNNFESFIQGTTPVVVEFYADWNEACKRMEPVLQEVKEIAGERATTLRLDFDKDQQIANQYGLYMVPSVAIFKEGYMIWHKNGISAAHEILEHLMLEIK